CATTAACTGGCTTGCAGCAGGCCTTGACCCTGAAAAATCAACCATCTTTATTCAGTCCCGGATTCTTGAACATGCAGAGCTAAATTTGCTTCTTTCCATGATCACACCCCTCGGGTGGCTTGAAAGGGTGCCTACCTATAAAGAAAAGCTCCAGGAAATCAAAGATAAGGACCTCGGGACATATGGCTTCTTAGGTTATCCAGTGCTACAATCTGCTGATATTTTAATTTACAGGGCCAGATATGTGCCTGTTGGCATAGACCAGCTTCCACATCTGGAGATTACAAGGGAGATCGCCAGGAGGTTTAATTTTCTGTATGGAGAAATTCTTCTGGAGCCGGAAGGGCTTTTAACAGAGTTTCCCAAGGTGCCTGGCATAGATGGCAGAAAGATGAGCAAAAGTTATGACAATTGCATTTATCTTTCTGATACCCCTGAGGAAGTCAAGCAAAAGATTAAGACAATGATGACAGACCCTGCGAGAGTAAAAAGGACAGACCGCGGTGAGCCAGAGCTTTCCCCTGTGTTTCATCTCCACAAAATATTTTCTACAAAGGAGGAGCAGGAAGAGGTTGTAAAGGGATGCCGCACTGCAGGTATTGGCTGCCTTGATTGTAAGGACATATTGATAAAAAATCTTTTCAGGGTTCTGGATCCCATATGGGATAAAAGGAAGAGTTTTCTGGAGAAACCAGGTGTTCTTGAGGATATTGTTCAGGCTGGTATTGATAGGGCAAGAAAAGTGGCTGCTGAGACAATGAAGGG
This window of the Nitrospirota bacterium genome carries:
- the trpS gene encoding tryptophan--tRNA ligase translates to MQPSGKLHLGNLVGALQNWVRLQDSYECYYFIADWHALTSQYADTSQIKASIQDVLINWLAAGLDPEKSTIFIQSRILEHAELNLLLSMITPLGWLERVPTYKEKLQEIKDKDLGTYGFLGYPVLQSADILIYRARYVPVGIDQLPHLEITREIARRFNFLYGEILLEPEGLLTEFPKVPGIDGRKMSKSYDNCIYLSDTPEEVKQKIKTMMTDPARVKRTDRGEPELSPVFHLHKIFSTKEEQEEVVKGCRTAGIGCLDCKDILIKNLFRVLDPIWDKRKSFLEKPGVLEDIVQAGIDRARKVAAETMKGIRRAVGII